A genomic stretch from Dehalococcoidia bacterium includes:
- a CDS encoding 2-oxoacid:ferredoxin oxidoreductase subunit beta has product MIAMQDYAGGKPAWCPGCGNFGILSAVQKALVELQIDPHQVLMVSGIGQAGKLPHYINVNVFNSLHGRALPVAIGAKMANPDLKVIAVGGDGDGYAEGGNHFIHTVRRNHDITYIVHNNQVYALTKGQASPTSDFGFVTKTTPQGADPSFNPLAVAIALGAGFVARGFAGDIEHLSKLIVRGIEYKGFALIDVLQPCISFNHLNTFAWYKQRVYKVEENGYQPTGKAAGFEKAQEWGERIPIGVIYLEEKTPFESRIPALQRGPLVQRPLDPMTCAGLLEEFI; this is encoded by the coding sequence ATGATAGCGATGCAAGATTATGCAGGAGGCAAACCGGCGTGGTGTCCGGGATGCGGCAATTTTGGCATTCTTTCCGCAGTTCAAAAGGCCCTGGTTGAGTTACAGATCGATCCGCATCAGGTGTTGATGGTCTCCGGTATCGGGCAGGCCGGTAAGTTGCCGCATTATATCAATGTCAACGTATTCAATTCCCTCCACGGGAGAGCATTGCCGGTGGCTATCGGGGCGAAAATGGCCAATCCCGATCTGAAGGTGATCGCTGTGGGAGGGGACGGAGATGGCTATGCAGAGGGCGGGAATCACTTCATTCACACCGTTCGCCGCAATCATGATATCACCTATATTGTCCACAACAATCAGGTCTACGCTTTGACCAAAGGCCAGGCATCTCCGACCAGTGACTTCGGTTTTGTGACCAAGACCACACCGCAAGGGGCCGATCCGTCCTTTAATCCACTGGCAGTGGCCATCGCTCTGGGCGCCGGGTTTGTGGCTAGGGGGTTTGCGGGGGATATCGAGCACCTCTCTAAACTTATCGTTCGCGGCATTGAGTACAAAGGATTTGCCCTTATCGATGTGCTGCAACCCTGCATCTCCTTCAACCATCTGAACACATTTGCCTGGTACAAACAAAGGGTATACAAGGTGGAAGAAAACGGTTACCAGCCAACCGGCAAGGCCGCTGGCTTTGAGAAGGCCCAGGAGTGGGGAGAGCGGATACCTATCGGCGTGATCTATCTTGAGGAAAAGACGCCCTTCGAATCGCGGATTCCGGCGTTGCAGCGAGGGCCTCTGGTTCAGCGCCCCCTTGACCCGATGACGTGTGCCGGATTACTGGAAGAGTTCATTTAG
- a CDS encoding SAM-dependent chlorinase/fluorinase codes for MGNIITLISDFGTRDAYVGAMKGVILGINPAARVIDITHEIEPQNISQAAYILNSVHHYFPEGTVHLVVVDPSVGSDRRAIILRTDKALFVAPDNGVLSYVSGDMIEAAVITNSHFWLKPVSATFHGRDIFAPVAAHLSLGNPLYDFGAGTSSLVVLPSLQPKIEGDGTIIGKVVHIDHFGNLITNMKQSDLPEAVLQIEVKGHVIQGLSSSYAKGSELLALIESNGFLEIALQNGNAAALLAARVGDQVRVRQASGYL; via the coding sequence ATGGGCAATATTATCACCCTCATCAGTGATTTTGGCACACGCGACGCCTATGTCGGTGCGATGAAAGGTGTGATCCTGGGCATCAATCCCGCCGCCAGAGTCATCGACATCACGCATGAAATCGAACCCCAAAATATCTCTCAGGCGGCCTATATTCTCAATAGCGTTCATCACTACTTCCCCGAAGGCACCGTCCATTTGGTGGTAGTGGACCCCAGTGTGGGAAGCGATCGGAGGGCCATCATTCTAAGAACCGACAAAGCCCTCTTTGTTGCTCCTGACAACGGCGTTCTGAGTTATGTAAGCGGGGACATGATCGAAGCAGCTGTCATCACCAATTCCCACTTCTGGCTCAAACCAGTCAGTGCCACTTTCCATGGGCGGGATATTTTCGCACCCGTGGCAGCCCATCTCTCACTCGGCAATCCCTTGTATGACTTTGGCGCCGGCACTTCCTCACTGGTTGTGCTGCCTTCTCTTCAGCCCAAAATCGAAGGGGATGGCACTATCATCGGAAAGGTCGTGCATATTGACCATTTCGGCAATCTGATCACCAACATGAAGCAGAGTGATCTCCCGGAAGCAGTCCTTCAGATCGAAGTAAAAGGCCATGTTATTCAAGGCTTGAGTTCGTCCTATGCCAAGGGCAGCGAATTGCTGGCATTGATCGAGAGTAATGGATTTCTGGAGATCGCACTCCAGAATGGAAATGCGGCAGCACTATTGGCAGCCAGAGTAGGCGATCAAGTCCGCGTCAGGCAGGCAAGCGGATATCTATAG
- the secG gene encoding preprotein translocase subunit SecG, with protein MSSTIQIAEIIISITLILVILIQAKGSGGLGGIFGGAESSGFRTRRGIEQTLFRFTIVLAVIFVAVAAISTRVGL; from the coding sequence ATGAGTTCAACCATCCAAATCGCAGAGATCATCATTTCCATAACCCTCATCCTCGTTATCCTGATTCAGGCAAAAGGTTCCGGAGGATTGGGCGGGATATTCGGCGGAGCAGAAAGCTCCGGGTTCCGGACGCGGCGGGGCATTGAGCAAACACTCTTCAGATTCACAATCGTACTGGCGGTGATCTTCGTGGCTGTCGCGGCAATCAGCACCAGAGTGGGCTTGTAG